A window of Aquitalea denitrificans contains these coding sequences:
- a CDS encoding 6-phosphofructokinase codes for MNQPRLLYLQSGGPTAVLNASAQGVIETARKLGISVYAARDGLAGLLEDRLVNTDGVSDHDIARLGFLPGGHFGVSRRMIGSFDECPEDWLRMKAVLARHGIHYLLINGGNGSLGCAARLADFQRHTGHALHVIGIPKTIDNDLVGTDNSPGYGSAAKFLASTMLEVGMDMISMGRGRVFIMEAMGRHTGWLAAAPAAARIHGGQAPHIVLLPEVPFDQDKFLAAVDASLAEHGQCAISVAEGLVDAAGRFVTEANASAIYGHEQLGGVGSWLAALLKRERGLSAHVAQVDYLQRAAGHLVSATDAAQAYQMGQQGVEWLQAGRSGVMAGIRRLSDHPYRWEVADFPLAEVGDMEKAFPPHFIAADGYGVTQAFLDYLLPLMEGERMPPFRQGLPDYRRIEWPPV; via the coding sequence ATGAATCAGCCTCGCCTGCTGTATCTGCAATCCGGTGGTCCCACCGCCGTTCTCAATGCCTCGGCCCAGGGCGTGATTGAAACCGCCCGCAAGCTGGGCATTTCGGTGTATGCCGCCCGCGATGGCCTGGCCGGCCTGCTGGAGGACCGACTGGTGAATACCGATGGCGTGTCCGACCACGACATCGCCCGGCTGGGTTTTCTGCCCGGCGGGCATTTTGGGGTCAGCCGCCGCATGATAGGCAGTTTCGACGAATGTCCTGAAGACTGGCTGCGCATGAAAGCGGTGCTGGCGCGTCACGGCATTCATTATCTGCTGATCAATGGCGGCAACGGCTCGCTGGGCTGTGCCGCCCGGCTGGCGGATTTCCAGCGCCACACCGGCCACGCCCTGCATGTGATCGGCATTCCCAAGACCATAGACAACGATCTGGTCGGGACTGACAACAGCCCGGGCTATGGCTCGGCGGCCAAGTTCCTGGCCAGCACCATGCTGGAAGTGGGCATGGACATGATCAGCATGGGCCGCGGCCGGGTATTCATCATGGAGGCCATGGGCCGCCATACCGGCTGGCTGGCAGCAGCACCGGCAGCGGCGCGCATTCACGGCGGGCAGGCACCGCATATCGTGTTGCTGCCGGAAGTGCCGTTTGATCAGGATAAATTTTTGGCCGCGGTGGATGCCAGTCTGGCGGAGCATGGCCAGTGCGCCATCTCGGTGGCAGAAGGCCTGGTGGATGCTGCCGGACGCTTTGTCACCGAGGCCAATGCTTCGGCCATTTATGGCCATGAGCAACTGGGCGGGGTGGGGAGCTGGCTGGCGGCGCTGCTCAAGCGAGAGCGCGGCCTGTCCGCCCATGTGGCGCAGGTGGATTATCTGCAACGCGCGGCCGGGCATCTGGTGTCGGCCACCGATGCCGCGCAGGCTTACCAGATGGGGCAGCAGGGCGTGGAGTGGCTGCAGGCCGGCCGCAGCGGCGTGATGGCGGGTATCCGCCGCCTGTCCGATCACCCATACCGCTGGGAAGTGGCCGACTTTCCGCTGGCCGAAGTGGGAGACATGGAAAAGGCCTTTCCGCCGCATTTCATTGCCGCCGATGGCTATGGCGTGACCCAGGCTTTTCTGGATTACTTGCTGCCGCTGATGGAGGGCGAGCGCATGCCGCCTTTCCGTCAGGGCTTGCCGGATTACCGCCGGATTGAATGGCCGCCGGTGTGA
- a CDS encoding Kdo hydroxylase family protein yields the protein MSSQIVRLDAKPYQSQVAALESGKVLYLPQLEFAIQPTELALLNPAIADLKRKNISLEPQAGGKLHGVADPANEAAVRALIARYRDSAFALVEQLLPEYRGKLRAAPTSLRLMRVENRQTSWRKDDSRLHVDAFPSRPTYGERILRVFYNANPNGEPRVWRVGEPFADMARRMLPRIPRQWPGSAALMAALKITKRKRSAYDHLMLHLHDAMKADMDYQRTCPQETMPFPPGCGWVCFSDHASHAVMSGQFMLEQTFWLAAQDMADPARSPLAELQAITGRTLL from the coding sequence ATGAGCAGTCAGATTGTCCGTTTGGACGCAAAACCCTATCAATCCCAGGTAGCCGCACTGGAAAGCGGCAAGGTGCTGTATTTGCCGCAGCTGGAGTTTGCCATCCAGCCGACCGAACTGGCCTTGCTGAACCCGGCCATTGCCGACCTGAAACGCAAGAACATCAGCCTGGAGCCGCAAGCCGGTGGCAAGCTGCATGGCGTGGCCGACCCCGCCAACGAAGCCGCAGTGCGTGCCTTGATTGCCCGTTATCGCGACAGCGCCTTTGCTCTGGTCGAGCAGTTGCTGCCGGAATACCGTGGCAAACTGCGCGCCGCGCCCACCAGCCTCCGCCTGATGCGGGTGGAAAATCGCCAGACTTCCTGGCGCAAGGACGACAGCCGTCTGCATGTGGATGCCTTCCCATCCCGCCCCACTTATGGCGAGCGCATCCTGCGTGTGTTCTACAATGCCAATCCCAATGGTGAACCGCGCGTATGGCGGGTGGGCGAGCCGTTTGCCGACATGGCACGGCGCATGTTGCCGCGCATTCCGCGCCAGTGGCCGGGATCGGCGGCGCTGATGGCGGCGCTGAAAATCACCAAGCGCAAGCGCAGCGCCTACGACCACCTGATGCTGCATCTGCATGATGCGATGAAGGCGGACATGGACTACCAGCGCACCTGCCCGCAGGAAACCATGCCGTTTCCGCCCGGCTGCGGCTGGGTGTGTTTCTCCGACCATGCTTCGCATGCGGTGATGTCCGGCCAGTTCATGCTGGAACAGACATTCTGGCTGGCCGCGCAGGACATGGCCGACCCGGCACGCTCACCGCTGGCCGAATTGCAGGCAATCACCGGACGCACCCTGCTGTAA
- a CDS encoding glutamine--tRNA ligase/YqeY domain fusion protein, translating into MSTENNAPVVSNFIRNIIDEDLASGKHSAIVTRFPPEPNGYLHVGHAKSICLNFGLAEDYQGKCNLRMDDTNPEKESDEFVQSIKDSVEWLGFQWDGNVRFASDYFDALYDYAVELIKSGKAFVCDLNAEEMRAYRGSLTEPGKNSPFRDRSVEENLDLFTRMRNGEFPDGSKTLRLKIDMASGNVNLRDPVIYRIRRAHHHRTGDKWCIYPMYDYTHCISDALEGITHSLCTLEFEDHRPLYDWVLDNITIPCHPRQYEFSRLELLYALTSKRKLQALVTDGLVDGWNDPRMPTIEGMRRRGFSPAGIRLFAQRIGVSKGENIIDMSVLEGAVREMLENESPRVMAVLDPIKVTLTNFDAAVTASRSAPFHPHHPEFGERDVPIAREIWIERDDFAEVPPPKWQRLTAGGEVRLRYSYVIKCDEVIKDADGKVVELKCSIDHDTLGKNPEGRKVKGVIHWVSAEHAIEADVRLYDRLFTEPRPDAVRGEDGEYVDFRQFLNPESLKTVTAYVEDAVLKAAPESRFQFERLGYFVTDRYDHQQGVRAVFNRTVGLRDNWSK; encoded by the coding sequence ATGAGCACGGAAAACAACGCGCCAGTAGTCAGCAACTTCATTCGCAACATCATTGACGAGGACCTGGCTTCGGGCAAGCACAGCGCCATCGTCACCCGCTTCCCGCCGGAGCCCAATGGCTATCTGCACGTGGGCCATGCCAAATCCATCTGTCTGAACTTCGGTCTGGCCGAAGACTATCAGGGCAAGTGCAATCTGCGCATGGACGACACCAATCCGGAAAAAGAGTCGGACGAATTCGTGCAGTCCATCAAGGACAGCGTGGAATGGCTAGGTTTCCAGTGGGATGGCAATGTCCGTTTCGCCTCGGATTACTTCGATGCGCTGTACGACTATGCCGTAGAACTGATCAAGTCGGGCAAGGCCTTTGTCTGCGACCTGAACGCCGAGGAAATGCGCGCCTATCGCGGCAGCCTGACCGAGCCTGGCAAGAACAGCCCCTTCCGCGACCGTAGCGTGGAAGAGAACCTCGACCTGTTCACCCGCATGCGTAACGGCGAATTCCCGGACGGCAGCAAGACCCTGCGCCTGAAAATCGACATGGCTTCCGGCAACGTGAACCTGCGCGACCCGGTGATCTACCGCATCCGACGCGCACATCACCACCGTACCGGCGACAAGTGGTGCATCTACCCGATGTACGACTACACCCACTGCATCTCCGATGCGCTGGAAGGCATCACCCACAGCCTGTGCACGCTGGAGTTCGAAGACCATCGCCCGCTGTACGACTGGGTGCTGGACAACATCACCATTCCTTGCCACCCGCGCCAGTACGAATTCTCCCGTCTGGAACTGCTGTACGCGCTCACCTCCAAGCGCAAGCTGCAGGCGCTGGTGACCGACGGCCTGGTGGATGGCTGGAATGACCCGCGCATGCCCACCATCGAAGGCATGCGTCGTCGCGGTTTCAGCCCGGCCGGCATTCGCCTGTTTGCTCAGCGCATTGGCGTATCCAAGGGTGAAAACATCATCGACATGAGCGTGCTGGAAGGCGCCGTACGCGAGATGCTGGAAAACGAATCGCCGCGTGTGATGGCCGTGCTGGACCCGATCAAGGTGACCCTCACCAACTTTGACGCCGCCGTCACCGCCAGCCGCAGCGCACCTTTCCATCCGCATCACCCGGAATTTGGCGAGCGCGATGTGCCGATCGCCCGTGAAATCTGGATTGAACGTGATGACTTTGCCGAAGTGCCGCCGCCCAAGTGGCAGCGCCTGACCGCCGGTGGCGAAGTGCGCCTGCGCTACAGCTATGTCATCAAGTGTGATGAAGTGATCAAGGATGCCGACGGCAAGGTGGTGGAACTCAAGTGCTCCATCGACCACGACACTCTGGGCAAGAACCCGGAAGGCCGCAAGGTCAAGGGCGTGATTCACTGGGTATCGGCCGAACATGCCATTGAAGCCGATGTCCGACTGTACGACCGCCTGTTCACCGAGCCGCGTCCGGATGCGGTGCGTGGTGAAGATGGCGAATATGTCGACTTCCGCCAGTTCCTCAACCCGGAATCGCTGAAAACCGTCACCGCCTATGTGGAAGACGCCGTGCTGAAGGCAGCCCCGGAATCGCGCTTCCAGTTTGAGCGCCTGGGCTACTTTGTCACCGACCGTTACGACCATCAGCAAGGTGTACGTGCGGTGTTCAACCGGACCGTTGGCCTGCGCGACAACTGGAGCAAGTAA
- the cysS gene encoding cysteine--tRNA ligase, with protein sequence MLNVYNTLTRQKEEFHPIEPGKVRMYVCGMTVYDLCHIGHARMLAAFDVIYRWLKASGYDVNYVRNITDIEDKIIKRALERSITPDQLVAETIADMHQDAAALNLLPPTHEPRATHHVGGMIALIEQLIANGKAYPAPNGDVYYAVREFEGYGKLSGRTLDKLRAGERVEIDPNKRDPLDFVLWKAAKPGEPSWDSPWGAGRPGWHIECSVMSCHHLGEHFDIHGGGEDLQFPHHENEIAQSEGAHGHQYVNYWLHNGFINVDGEKMSKSLGNFFTIRDVLQHFDGEVVRFFIVRSHYRSPVNYTDSILNDAKQGLTRLYTALRGLALPESTGIDWSNPYAARFKAAMDDDFSSSEAVAVLFELAGEVNKSRDVQLARLMKDLGGVLGLLQREPEEFLKAGAGEGELTAEQIEALIQARRDARANKNWAESDRIRDELIAKGVVLEDNAQGTSWRRA encoded by the coding sequence ATGCTGAACGTGTACAACACCCTGACTCGCCAGAAAGAAGAGTTCCATCCCATCGAACCGGGCAAGGTGCGTATGTATGTGTGTGGCATGACGGTGTACGACCTCTGTCATATCGGCCATGCTCGCATGCTGGCGGCCTTTGACGTGATCTACCGCTGGCTCAAGGCCTCCGGCTACGATGTCAACTACGTGCGCAACATCACCGACATCGAGGACAAGATCATCAAGCGTGCGCTGGAGCGTAGCATTACCCCGGACCAGTTGGTGGCGGAAACCATCGCCGACATGCACCAGGATGCCGCTGCGCTGAATCTGCTGCCGCCGACCCACGAACCGCGCGCCACCCATCATGTGGGCGGCATGATTGCGCTGATCGAACAACTGATTGCCAATGGCAAGGCCTATCCGGCCCCCAATGGTGATGTGTATTACGCCGTGCGCGAGTTTGAAGGCTACGGCAAGCTGTCCGGCCGTACGCTGGACAAGCTGCGCGCCGGTGAGCGGGTGGAAATCGACCCCAACAAGCGCGACCCGCTGGACTTTGTGCTGTGGAAAGCTGCCAAGCCGGGCGAGCCGTCCTGGGACAGCCCGTGGGGTGCTGGCCGTCCGGGCTGGCATATCGAATGCTCGGTGATGAGCTGCCACCATCTGGGCGAGCACTTCGACATCCACGGCGGTGGTGAAGACCTGCAATTCCCGCACCATGAAAACGAAATCGCCCAGTCCGAAGGCGCGCATGGCCATCAGTATGTCAATTACTGGCTGCACAACGGCTTCATCAATGTCGATGGCGAAAAGATGTCCAAATCGCTGGGCAATTTCTTCACCATCCGCGATGTGCTGCAGCATTTCGACGGCGAAGTGGTGCGCTTCTTCATTGTGCGCAGCCACTACCGCAGCCCGGTCAACTACACCGACAGCATCCTCAACGATGCCAAGCAGGGCCTGACCCGTCTCTATACTGCGCTGCGCGGTCTGGCGCTGCCGGAAAGCACGGGCATTGACTGGAGCAACCCGTACGCTGCGCGCTTCAAGGCGGCGATGGACGACGACTTCAGCTCCTCCGAAGCCGTGGCAGTGCTGTTTGAGCTGGCTGGTGAAGTCAACAAGAGCCGCGATGTACAACTGGCTCGCCTGATGAAGGATCTGGGCGGTGTGCTGGGCCTGTTGCAACGTGAGCCGGAGGAATTCCTCAAGGCCGGTGCCGGTGAAGGCGAATTGACTGCCGAGCAGATCGAAGCCCTGATCCAGGCGCGTCGTGATGCGCGTGCCAACAAGAACTGGGCCGAGTCCGACCGTATCCGTGACGAGCTGATCGCCAAGGGTGTGGTGCTGGAAGACAATGCCCAGGGCACCAGCTGGCGTCGTGCCTGA